Genomic segment of Oncorhynchus keta strain PuntledgeMale-10-30-2019 chromosome 12, Oket_V2, whole genome shotgun sequence:
CTCTGTTTCTATGCTCTCTGGTCTAAATGCCAAGACAATTAAGAGATGTTTGTTTGAGGTAAAGCCCTGTATGACTCATCACTGtacttgaaacacacacacacagtagcaggcTGCAGGGAGAGGGTTTCCTCTGTCCCAATCACAATAGGATTGACTTGTCCAGGGAAACAAACAAGAGAAtaatgaaaacatttttttttcataGTGTCAAACTTAACCTCATCAAGTAAATAATACGTAAAACATGCCATTAATAACTCCAGAGGATTCTGAAGATGACTAAACGCTAAAgttgcacaaaaagcttatttatctaAAATGTTGtacacaaattagtttacatccctgttagtgagcatttctcctttgccaagataatccatccacctgacaggtgtggcatataaagaagctgaataaatagcatgatcattacacaggtgcaacttgtgctggggacactaaaaggccactctaaactgtgcagttttgtcacacaacacaatgccacagatgtctcaagttttgaaggagcatgcaattggcatgccgactgcaggaatgtccaccagagctgttaatTAAGATGTTTAgagatgttaatttctctaccataagcctagACAATATGGCAGTACGTCGaacaggcctcacaaccacagaccatgggTATCCacgcccaggacctccacatacgGCTTCTTAACCTGggagatcgtctgagaccagccacatggacagctaatgaaactgaggactatttctgtctgtaataaagcccttttgtgggggaaaacacattctgattggctgggcctggttccacagtgggtgggcctatgccctcccaggccacCCATGGCTGTGTCCCTACTCATTCATAtcaaattcatagattagggcctaattatcTTAATTGACTCATTTcctttatgaactgtaactcagtaaacttgtggaaattgttgcatgttgcttttatatttctGTTTAGTATAATTCACAAAAATTATTCTAGTCAACTTGAAGATCTTTCTTAAGATCTTTAGTTTTTATGTGGGAAATTGTAGCCAGTATTTATTTCAAAAGAAGGTCTGAAATACTGTCAAGGCATTGGATCATTCTTGACAGGGTCATATCTCTTTATATGGTTCTGTTTCTTGATACTTGAGGTCATTTAAGGTATCCTAGCAACCTGACACAATGAAAGAATTGATGGAGTGAACACCCATGTCCTTATTTAGCCTTTATTGTCCATGTTGCCAAGTGGAATTATGCATAAATTATGTAGATACACAGTAGAACTTCAGAATAGACTCGAAGCCACTAAAGCAAACTGCTAAATGTCGATTTCTTCTTCCAGTATAAACACAGACACGTTCCTGCCCTTCCAGATTATAACAAGACCATCTGTAACAAATGTACAAATTGATCTTGATATAGGTATAAATGAATTAGAAAAAAAAGGCAGCTTGAAGAGTTTGGCTAtgaggatatatatatacacacacacaaatgtggtAGATACATTAATATAAATACAACAATATGTTCAGGTATTGGTATACTTCTCTCTAAAAAGACTAAACGTATCCAAGATATCCTAAAGATCTAGAGCTCAGAAAACTCTTGAGATATACCTGTGGCCACATGGACAGTCTGGTAACCACGACAACTAGGTGGGGCACCCCAAAGGGTAAGTTTAACCCTTAGGGGGTGTAAGAAATTACTTCATGTCATCAGAATAGGACAACAGTCGCAGATGATTTACAacactgataataataataataatgattgaCAGCATTTTGAGGCACTTCTAGACAACACGAGGTGTTCTGACTGACAACTGAACTCATTCCCCACCAGTAGATGCAGCCAATAAAAGTTACATTGGTAAGAAGCAAAGAAATGTACATGAACAGCTTTGAAATGTTTCTATCATCTCTCTGAGTAGCGAGTCTGTATAACCAACCTGTAACCTTTgacctgtgtgagtgtgtgtgttcttacatTCAAAGGTGACAATAACAACATTAAAAAAGGACCACGTCATCACTGTACATGAAACAGACACATACGGTACACACACTGTGAAGGCCCTGTACTATCATGTGTTAAATCCTCCTGACAGACTGCATTGACTTCAGTATCGTGCAAACTGCATTCAATTTCACACTATACTGTTTCTTACACACAGAGGGACAGGAGTTTTGGCCCCAGTAAAAAGGTAATACTATCAAATTACTAAAATACTCAATTAACATCTAAAGTTTATTCTCCACAATATGCATTTCAGTGAATCAACAGAGAGAAAGCGTTCAATTCAACTATTAACATTTAGTCTCAATCTCTTCTTACTGTGTATTGAGAGAGTCCACCTGTGAATCAATGGTGTGGAGCtaagcaaaaaatatatatttcaaaacAATACTGCAACTTGGTTTAAGATGTTTGTGAAGACACTTTTAAAGGTTTGGCTTTAAAACACATCTCAAGGCCTTGAAGTTAAAACATTTGTCACAGACAAGTAAGTGTTGTAGGACTAAACCATTGAGCATGACCCAATACATATTCCAGTTATTCTAAACTACATACAGTCTAGTAGCAATGTACAACTATCAGTCATCAAAAGGACAAGAACAATCAGAAGTGAATCATGAGATTGATAATAAAGCATTAGTGGCAAACTGATGGTCTGTATGTCTTAAATACAGATATTTATTTTGAGTGAAGGCAAGGCATTACATTTCCAACATGATAAGTGCCTTTTCAGTAGTGCTGAGAGATTAGTGCCTTTTGAGGTCTGTTCAGTTTcggtttgtttaaaaaaaaaaataatcacGGTCTTCAATTTcagttacattttttaaatgtattttttttaataaaaaaatattgtgTGTTCaaggctgtaacaacacagaattaaacaaatgatggtagtgactgccatTACAGTTATGGTTCAAGTTTTATATTttggttgtgtatatatattatttaattaTTAAAACCctaatgatggtagtgactgcccattacttaTTAATAAACTATGTAACACTATCTGgcatccatctgtagatgctctacactcatatatatatatatatatatatatataatatagttgaagttgtaagtttacatacacttaggttggaatcattaaaactcatttttcaaccactccacaaatatcttgttaacaaactagagttttggcaagtcagttaggacatctactttgtgcatgacacaagtaattcttccaacaattgtttacagacagattatttcatttataattcactgtatcacaattccagtgggtcagaagtttacatacactaagttgactgtgcctttaaacagcttggataaattccagaaaattatgtcatggctttagaagcttctgataggctaagtgacatcatttgagtcaattggaggtgtacctgtggatgtatttcaacgcctactttcaaactcagtgcccctttgcttgacatcatgggaaaatcaaaagaaattatttaagacctccacaagtctggttcatccttgggagcaatttccaaacccctgaaggtaccaagttcatctctttaaataatagtacgcaagtataaacaccatgggaccacgcagccgtcatagcactcaggaaggagacgcgttctgtctcctagagattaacgtactttggtgcgaaaagtgcaaatcaatcccagaacaacagcaaaggaccttgtgaagatgctggaggaaacaggtataaagtatcaatatccatagtaaaacgagtcctatattgacataacccgaaaggccgctcagcaaggaagacgccactgctctaaaacagccataaaaaagccagattatggtttgcaactgcacatgaggacaaatatcgtgctttttggaaaaatgtcctctggtctgatgaaacaaaatagaactgtttggccataatgaccatcgttatttttggagaaaaaagggggagtcttgcaagccgaagaacaccatcccaactgtgaagcacgggggtggaagcatcatgttgtggggtgctttgctgcaggagggtctggtgcacttcacaaaatagatggcatcatgaaggagGGAAAATGatgaggatatattgaagcaacatctcaagacatcagtcagaaagttaaagcttggtcgcaaatgggtcttccaaatggacaatgaccccaagcatacttccaaagttgtggcaaaatggcttaaggacaacaaagtcaaggtattggagtggccatcacaaagccctgacctcaattctatggaaaatttgtgggcagaactgaaaaagcatgtgcgagcaaggaggcctacaaacctgactcagttacaccagctctgccaggaagaatgggccaaaattcccccaactgactgtgggaagcttgtggaaggctacctgaaacatttgacccaagttaaacaatctataggcaatggtaccaaatactaattgagtgtatgtatgtaaacttctggcccactaggaatgtgatgaatgaaataaaagctgaaataaatcattctctcgtattattctgacatttcaccttcttaaaataaagtggtgatcctaactgacctaagacagggaatttttactaggattaaatgtcaggaattgtgaaaaactgagtttaaatgtatttggctaaagtgtatgtaaacgtctgacttcaactgtatataaaacaatatatatttgGTGACTTATTATTTTATACCAAGTCATCATCTCGTCTCCGCCCACAGAGCTTGTCCAGCAAGAACCAATGAGAACAGGCAGCTGTAGGCACAATGGATTCTGGTCATTGTATTAATTAACACGTTTTATGTACGTAACTACTGTATGATGAGTTGAACAACCTACCCCAGAGAGAAATCTCTCTAGAGAAATGGCACATTGAGCGCACAGAAAAAAAACGATGTAAAAGgtattcaaataattgaactgaCGTTGACCGATTcgttattttaaaaaacaaaaataaaccGACATTTCAgttaatcactcagcactacCTTTCAGGGAGTCAGTCCACCAGGTCTCTACAGTTTGAGAGCTGGTAGTCTTTTACTTCTCTAACCATTACAACCCTGGCGGCCCATAGATTCTCTGCGGAGGGGAATGACTCCATGTTCTATGGTTCCTCTGTGATCAGGTTGCTCCATTGTGGTATGGACTGCCTGTGTGGTATGGCCTACCTGTGTGGTATGGACTGCCTGTGTGGTATGGCCTGTCTGTGTGGTATGGACTGCCTGTGTGGTATGGCCTGCCTGTGTGGTATGGCCTGCCTGTGTGGTATGGCCTGCCTGTGTGGTATGGCCTGCCTGTGTGGTATGGACTGCCTGTGTGGTATGGCCTGCCTGTGTGGTATGGACTGCCTGTGTGGTATGGCCTACCTGTGTGGTATGGACTGCCTGTGTGGTATGGCCTACCTGTGTGGTATGGACTGCCTGTGTGGTATGGCCTGCCTGTGTGGTATGGCCTGCCTGTGTGGTATGGCCTGCCTGTGTGGTATGGCCTGCCTGTGTGGTATGGACTGCCTGTGTGGTATGGACTGCCTGTGTGGTATGGACTGCCTGTGTGGTATGGACTGCCTGTGTGGTATGGACTGCCTGTGTGGTATGGACTGCCTGTGTGGTATGGACTGCTTGTGTGGTATGCCCTCCCATGGGCTTTGTAGCTCGGATGTGGCTCCTGTGGGGTCTAACTGTCGACCCAAGTGGGATTTGTAGTTCCCTGTGGCTCAGCAGGTCCTGTGGGACCTGTGTGGTTTGTAGTTCTTGTGGCTCAGCAGGTCCTGAGGGATTTGTAGTTCCCAATAGTTTAGGTCCCAGCTCATATCCTGCCTGTGTCTTGGTCCTTGTCCTCCAGCAGCTCAATGAGCTGAGTGAAGCTCTGTTTCACGGCATCCATGTTGTCCACTGAGCTGCCTTCTAGAATCCAGCTCTTCCCTCGGGCCAGAGGCTCCAGCTCAAAATACTTCTTTAtctaacagagaaagagagagaaacagagagagctcAGAGGATTGGACacttattgaaaacataaatccttacagggaaatgcttacttacaagcccttaacaaacaatgctttaagaaattaagaaaaaataaaataagtgttaactaaaaaatagataagtaaaaatgttaaaataataagttacaaataacgcaaaaaaaCATACACAATTGGTTACCGGATCGTacaacggcagccatctccttcgGTGCCATTATGTCACAGTGAGTAAATAACTGTAACGTTAACTCATTTGTTCTTGATGTGTGGGTGTACAGCATAGTATACCGTAACTGTTTTTGTCTAAATACTGTTCATTCCTCTGTAATTACACCAATATCTGACAATGCTTGCATTACATATAACAAGAGCCAAGTGGAGACCACAAACTAGACCAAAGTACAAAGATTGTCTTAAGAACTATGCAGGTCCATGTTGAAAGTCTGcaggaaaacaaaacaaaaacaagtccAAAATATTGCAATCAATTCTGAATCAAATGGGAGAAAGATTACCCTCGTGATTTCAACTCCCAGTTGAGCTTAAGCACACAGTACACACTTCTGAAAACAAGCACAGTGTCCAGCTATGTCAAAAATCTGAAAAAGACAAAAACACTGCCACAATCTCTCAGTTCTGCCAACACTGACACGGATTGATAGGTGATGGTCAAGCCAGCATTGCAGACCGTTTGTGTATAGTTTTACTACTTCGTAGGGGGATGCCTGAGACCAGTCCAGTGATATATGGGAGCCACATAGGACCACTCATATATGGGCTGGTAGACCTAAAGCCATAACGGTCCGTCTTTGGGGTGGTTTACTACTGGGGGGGATAAGGCATGGCCAGCCAGGCCATAACCATGGAAATAGAATGAGGTGCTTTTCTGTTCtagtgattatatttctatggccaTAAGGGgtctgtaagacatcagacaGTCTCATTGAAGGTTTACCTCCAGGGTGATGTAAGGCCATGCTGGTCTATAGACCATCAGACAGTCTAATTGAAGGTTTACCTCCAGGGTGATGTAAGGCCATGCTGGTCTATAGACCATCAGACAGTCTCATTGAAGGTTTACCTCCAGGGTGATGTAAGGCCATGCTGGTCTATAGACCATCAGACAGTCTCATTGAAGGATTACCTCCAGGGTGATGTAAGGCCATGCTGGTCTATAGACCATCAGACAGTCTCATTGAAGGTTTACCTCCAGGGTGATGTAAGGCCATGCTGGTCTATAGA
This window contains:
- the LOC127906511 gene encoding chorion class high-cysteine HCA protein 12-like, with the translated sequence MDCLCGMAYLCGMDCLCGMACLCGMDCLCGMACLCGMACLCGMACLCGMACLCGMDCLCGMACLCGMDCLCGMAYLCGMDCLCGMAYLCGMDCLCGMACLCGMACLCGMACLCGMACLCGMDCLCGMDCLCGMDCLCGMDCLCGMDCLCGMDCLCGMDCLCGMPSHGLCSSDVAPVGSNCRPKWDL